The following proteins are encoded in a genomic region of Sphaeramia orbicularis chromosome 2, fSphaOr1.1, whole genome shotgun sequence:
- the LOC115431720 gene encoding extensin-like, giving the protein MPPKQARGPTTLHTSPVLHALGMQRSPAQCHPAARDPATSAPAPGPNCYHGRTPPPQPERTPSDAPHPPQGPQPPRHTCSPPPPPPPHHNPPSFTKHTCTSQTPGHAPAHSHSGKSRPAQTPRRMPGSPTPPRNAAPGPQGPGTAPRPPLPAQPPDLGDAGYRPRPNPEPSAPPPQGNHGVGSTPTPTGTNTKPPPEQGGPDPHSEGPLVTRSPAAPPAGLLTLRVI; this is encoded by the exons ATGCCCCCCAAACAGGCGCGGGGACCCACCACACTCCACACCTCCCCAGTCTTACATGCACTAGGGATGCAGCGATCACCGGCACAGTGCCACCCCGCAGCACGAGACCCAGCGACCAGCGCCCCCGCCCCAGGTCCCAATTGCTACCATGGCCGAACCCCACCACCGCAACCCGAGAGAACCCCCAGcgacgccccccaccccccacagggGCCACAACCCCCCAGGCACACCTGCAGTCCCCCTCCCCCACCGCCACCACACCACAACCCTCCCTCATTcaccaaacatacat GCACCAGCCAGACACCAGGGCACGCACCCGCCCACTCCCACAGCGGCAAGTCCAGGCCAGCCCAGACGCCCCGGCGCATGCCGGgttcccccaccccccccaggaATGCAGCACCCGGACCCCAGGGCCCAGGAACCGCACCCCGCCCACCCCTACCAGCCCAGCCACCCGACCTGGGGGACGCCGGCTACCGACCCAGGCCCAACCCGGAGCCCTCCGCCCCACCACCACAGGGCAACCATGGCGTCGggtccacccccaccccaaccGGGACAAACACCAAACCGCCCCCAGAGCAGGGTGGTCCAGACCCCCACTCCGAGGGACCACTAGTGACCCGTAGCCCCGCGGCACCTCCTGCTGGCCTCCTAACACTCAGAGTGATATGA